The Chiloscyllium plagiosum isolate BGI_BamShark_2017 chromosome 28, ASM401019v2, whole genome shotgun sequence genome includes a region encoding these proteins:
- the LOC122563859 gene encoding solute carrier family 13 member 2-like, which yields MQYLKDTNILFIGGLMVAIAIEHWHLHKRIALRTLMLLGVKPALLMLGFMAVTSFLSMWISNTATTAMMIPIIEAVLEQLSSTDVEAEQTDLESGGPTNDLELETKSSKNELDSSDLISPSLEGIDTDQNGDSLPVTIQPMMKREDLNMYKALTLCVCYAASIGGTSTLTGTGPNLVLKGQLIQIFPESGEVVNFASWFAFSFPNMLIMFILCWLWLQALFLGLNFRKLWGWRIPVTPKEKRANDVIVREYKKLGPMSFAEKAVLILFVLVVLLWFTREPGFVRGWGYLFFKGNGKG from the exons ATGCAGTACCTGAAGGATACCAATATCCTCTTCATTGGAGGGTTAATGGTGGCCATAGCGATTGAACACTGGCATCTTCACAAACGGATCGCCCTGAGAACCCTCATGCTTCTGGGTGTCAAACCAGCTCT GTTAATGTTGGGGTTCATGGCTGTGACATCATTCCTATCAATGTGGATCAGTAACACAGCCACGACAGCGATGATGATCCCCATCATAGAGGCAGTGCTGGAGCAGCTCAGCAGCACTGATGTGGAGGCAGAACAAACCGATTTGGAAAGTGGAGGGCCAACCAATGACTTGGAACTGGAGACAAAGAGCTCCAAAAATGAACTGGACTCGTCAG ATCTGATTTCTCCATCACTCGAGGGAATTGATACTGATCAGAACGGAGACAGTCTCCCAGTTACCATACAACCCATGATGAAGAGGGAGGATTTGAATATGTATAAAGCTCTGACCCTGTGTGTCTGCTACGCAGCCAGTATAGGGGGTACGAGCACTCTAACTGGCACTGGCCCCAACTTGGTGCTGAAGGGACAACTCATCCA GATTTTCCCAGAAAGCGGAGAAGTGGTTAATTTCGCCTCGTGGTTTGCATTCTCGTTTCCCAACATGCTGATTATGTTCATTCTCTGCTGGTTATGGCTGCAGGCGTTATTCCTGGGACTCAA TTTTCGGAAGCTGTGGGGCTGGCGAATCCCAGTTACCCCAAAGGAGAAGAGAGCTAATGATGTCATTGTGAGAGAGTACAAGAAGCTGGGGCCAATGTCCTTCGCAGAGAAAGCTGTGCTCATCCTCTTCGTCCTG GTGGTACTGCTCTGGTTCACACGGGAGCCTGGCTTCGTCCGAGGCTGGGGATACCTCTTCTTCAAGGGCAACGGCAAAGGGTGA